One Kitasatospora sp. MAP12-44 DNA segment encodes these proteins:
- a CDS encoding dTMP kinase, translating to MPTFPFPLGGRALGPVQRVLLVALTVPVLAVVTVAAVPALVVLPFLPGGTDRAVRLIRSHVAYARTLLMCSGPAPAKPGPG from the coding sequence ATGCCGACATTCCCTTTCCCGCTGGGCGGCCGGGCACTGGGGCCCGTGCAGCGGGTCCTGCTGGTCGCGTTGACGGTGCCGGTGCTGGCGGTGGTGACCGTGGCAGCGGTGCCCGCGCTGGTGGTGCTGCCGTTCCTGCCCGGCGGCACCGACCGGGCGGTGCGGCTGATCCGCTCTCATGTCGCCTACGCGCGGACGCTGCTGATGTGCAGCGGACCGGCCCCGGCGAAGCCGGGCCCGGGTTAG